One window of Leopardus geoffroyi isolate Oge1 chromosome B3, O.geoffroyi_Oge1_pat1.0, whole genome shotgun sequence genomic DNA carries:
- the BBS4 gene encoding Bardet-Biedl syndrome 4 protein isoform X1 → MTKLRSFRRHCLLPRTQFPASAESQKPRLKKAQEFPILEKQNWLIHLHYIRKDYEACKAVIKEQLQETQGLCEYAIYVQALIFRLEGNIQESLELFQTCAVLSPQCADNLKQVARSLFLLGKHKAAIEVYNEAAKLNQTDWEICHNLGVCYIYLKQFKKAQEQLHNALHLNRHDLTYIMLGKIHLLEGDLDKAIEIYKKAVEFSPENTELLTTLGLLYLQLGIYQKAFEHLGNALTYDPTNYKAILAAGSMMQTHGDFDVALTKYRVVACAVPESPPLWNNIGMCFFGKKKYVAAISCLKRANYLAPFDWKILYNLGLVHLTMQQYASAFHFLSAAINFQPKMGELYMLLAVALTNLEDPENAKRAYAEAVRLDKCNPLVNLNYAVLLYNQGEKQGALAQYQEMEKKVHLLQDSSSLEFDAEMVDMAQKLGAALQVGEALVWTKPVKDTKSKHRTTSTSKAAGLQQPLGSNQALGQAMSSAAAYGKLPSGAGGTSHLTKPPSLPLEPQPTVEAHPNEASAQIREK, encoded by the exons CTCAAGAGTTTCCTATTTTGGAGAAGCAGAACTGGTTGATACATCTTCACTATATACGGAAGGATTATGAAGCGTGCAAG gcTGTTATCAAAGAGCAGCTTCAGGAGACTCAGGGGTTATGTGAATATGCTATCTATGTCCAAG CATTAATATTTCGCCTGGAAGGAAATATCCAAGAATCCCTAGAACTCTTTCAGACGTGCGCTGTTCTCAGCCCTCAGTGTGCTGATAACCTCAAGCAGGTGGCCAGATCTTT ATTTCTTTTGGGAAAACATAAAGCTGCCATTGAAGTATATAATGAAGCAGCTAAACTTAACCAGACAGATTGG GAGATCTGTCATAACCTAGGAGTTTGCTACATTTATCTGAAACAGTTCAAAAAG GCGCAAGAGCAGCTGCACAATGCCCTACATCTTAACAGGCATGATTTGACTTACATAATGCTGGGGAAGATCCACCTGCTGGAGGGAGACTTGGACAAGGCCATTGAAATCTACAAGAAAGCAGTGGA GTTCTCACCAGAGAATACAGAACTTCTTACGACTTTGGGATTACTCTACTTACAG CTCGGCATTTACCAGAAGGCATTCGAACATCTTGGAAATGCATTGACCTATGACCCTACCAACTACAAG GCCATTTTGGCAGCAGGCAGCATGATGCAGACCCACGGGGACTTTGATGTTGCCCTCACCAAGTACAGAGTTGTAGCTTGTGCTGTTCCAGAAAGTCCTCCACTCTGGAACAACATCGGAATGTGTTTCTTTGGCAAGAAGAAATATGTGGCA GCTATCAGCTGCCTGAAACGAGCCAACTACTTGGCACCCTTTGATTGGAAGATTCTGTATAACTTGGGCCTTGTCCACTTGACAATGCAGCAGTATGCGTCAGCTTTCCATTTCCTCAGCGCGGCCATCAACTTCCAGCCAAAGATGGGGGAGCTCTACATGCTTTTGGCTG TGGCTCTGACCAATCTGGAAGACCCAGAGAACGCCAAGAGAGCCTACGCGGAAGCCGTCCGCCTGGATAA GTGTAACCCGTTAGTAAACCTCAACTATGCTGTGCTGCTGTACAACCAGGGCGAGAAGCAGGGTGCCCTGGCTCAGTATCAGGAGATGGAGAAGAAGGTCCACCTGCTGCAGGACAGCAGCTCTCTGGAATTTGACGCCGAG ATGGTGGACATGGCCCAGAAGCTGGGAGCTGCCCTCCAGGTCGGGGAGGCACTGGTCTGGACGAAACCAGTTAAAGACACCAAGTCAAAGCACCGGACCACTTCAACTAGCAAAGCTGCCGGTCTCCAGCAGCCTCTGGGCTCTAATCAAGCCCTAGGACAGGCAATGTCTTCAGCGGCTGCATACGGGAAGCTCCCCTCAG GTGCTGGAGGAACATCCCATCTCACAAAGCCACCATCTCTGCCTCTGGAGCCACAGCCCACTGTGGAAGCACATCCAAATGAAGCATCTgcacaaataagagaaaaatag
- the BBS4 gene encoding Bardet-Biedl syndrome 4 protein isoform X4, with product MLGKIHLLEGDLDKAIEIYKKAVEFSPENTELLTTLGLLYLQLGIYQKAFEHLGNALTYDPTNYKAILAAGSMMQTHGDFDVALTKYRVVACAVPESPPLWNNIGMCFFGKKKYVAAISCLKRANYLAPFDWKILYNLGLVHLTMQQYASAFHFLSAAINFQPKMGELYMLLAVALTNLEDPENAKRAYAEAVRLDKCNPLVNLNYAVLLYNQGEKQGALAQYQEMEKKVHLLQDSSSLEFDAEMVDMAQKLGAALQVGEALVWTKPVKDTKSKHRTTSTSKAAGLQQPLGSNQALGQAMSSAAAYGKLPSGAGGTSHLTKPPSLPLEPQPTVEAHPNEASAQIREK from the exons ATGCTGGGGAAGATCCACCTGCTGGAGGGAGACTTGGACAAGGCCATTGAAATCTACAAGAAAGCAGTGGA GTTCTCACCAGAGAATACAGAACTTCTTACGACTTTGGGATTACTCTACTTACAG CTCGGCATTTACCAGAAGGCATTCGAACATCTTGGAAATGCATTGACCTATGACCCTACCAACTACAAG GCCATTTTGGCAGCAGGCAGCATGATGCAGACCCACGGGGACTTTGATGTTGCCCTCACCAAGTACAGAGTTGTAGCTTGTGCTGTTCCAGAAAGTCCTCCACTCTGGAACAACATCGGAATGTGTTTCTTTGGCAAGAAGAAATATGTGGCA GCTATCAGCTGCCTGAAACGAGCCAACTACTTGGCACCCTTTGATTGGAAGATTCTGTATAACTTGGGCCTTGTCCACTTGACAATGCAGCAGTATGCGTCAGCTTTCCATTTCCTCAGCGCGGCCATCAACTTCCAGCCAAAGATGGGGGAGCTCTACATGCTTTTGGCTG TGGCTCTGACCAATCTGGAAGACCCAGAGAACGCCAAGAGAGCCTACGCGGAAGCCGTCCGCCTGGATAA GTGTAACCCGTTAGTAAACCTCAACTATGCTGTGCTGCTGTACAACCAGGGCGAGAAGCAGGGTGCCCTGGCTCAGTATCAGGAGATGGAGAAGAAGGTCCACCTGCTGCAGGACAGCAGCTCTCTGGAATTTGACGCCGAG ATGGTGGACATGGCCCAGAAGCTGGGAGCTGCCCTCCAGGTCGGGGAGGCACTGGTCTGGACGAAACCAGTTAAAGACACCAAGTCAAAGCACCGGACCACTTCAACTAGCAAAGCTGCCGGTCTCCAGCAGCCTCTGGGCTCTAATCAAGCCCTAGGACAGGCAATGTCTTCAGCGGCTGCATACGGGAAGCTCCCCTCAG GTGCTGGAGGAACATCCCATCTCACAAAGCCACCATCTCTGCCTCTGGAGCCACAGCCCACTGTGGAAGCACATCCAAATGAAGCATCTgcacaaataagagaaaaatag
- the BBS4 gene encoding Bardet-Biedl syndrome 4 protein isoform X2 yields the protein MIWDTRNSTYTFTAQEFPILEKQNWLIHLHYIRKDYEACKAVIKEQLQETQGLCEYAIYVQALIFRLEGNIQESLELFQTCAVLSPQCADNLKQVARSLFLLGKHKAAIEVYNEAAKLNQTDWEICHNLGVCYIYLKQFKKAQEQLHNALHLNRHDLTYIMLGKIHLLEGDLDKAIEIYKKAVEFSPENTELLTTLGLLYLQLGIYQKAFEHLGNALTYDPTNYKAILAAGSMMQTHGDFDVALTKYRVVACAVPESPPLWNNIGMCFFGKKKYVAAISCLKRANYLAPFDWKILYNLGLVHLTMQQYASAFHFLSAAINFQPKMGELYMLLAVALTNLEDPENAKRAYAEAVRLDKCNPLVNLNYAVLLYNQGEKQGALAQYQEMEKKVHLLQDSSSLEFDAEMVDMAQKLGAALQVGEALVWTKPVKDTKSKHRTTSTSKAAGLQQPLGSNQALGQAMSSAAAYGKLPSGAGGTSHLTKPPSLPLEPQPTVEAHPNEASAQIREK from the exons ATGATTTGGGATACAAGAAATTCAACTTACACATTTACAG CTCAAGAGTTTCCTATTTTGGAGAAGCAGAACTGGTTGATACATCTTCACTATATACGGAAGGATTATGAAGCGTGCAAG gcTGTTATCAAAGAGCAGCTTCAGGAGACTCAGGGGTTATGTGAATATGCTATCTATGTCCAAG CATTAATATTTCGCCTGGAAGGAAATATCCAAGAATCCCTAGAACTCTTTCAGACGTGCGCTGTTCTCAGCCCTCAGTGTGCTGATAACCTCAAGCAGGTGGCCAGATCTTT ATTTCTTTTGGGAAAACATAAAGCTGCCATTGAAGTATATAATGAAGCAGCTAAACTTAACCAGACAGATTGG GAGATCTGTCATAACCTAGGAGTTTGCTACATTTATCTGAAACAGTTCAAAAAG GCGCAAGAGCAGCTGCACAATGCCCTACATCTTAACAGGCATGATTTGACTTACATAATGCTGGGGAAGATCCACCTGCTGGAGGGAGACTTGGACAAGGCCATTGAAATCTACAAGAAAGCAGTGGA GTTCTCACCAGAGAATACAGAACTTCTTACGACTTTGGGATTACTCTACTTACAG CTCGGCATTTACCAGAAGGCATTCGAACATCTTGGAAATGCATTGACCTATGACCCTACCAACTACAAG GCCATTTTGGCAGCAGGCAGCATGATGCAGACCCACGGGGACTTTGATGTTGCCCTCACCAAGTACAGAGTTGTAGCTTGTGCTGTTCCAGAAAGTCCTCCACTCTGGAACAACATCGGAATGTGTTTCTTTGGCAAGAAGAAATATGTGGCA GCTATCAGCTGCCTGAAACGAGCCAACTACTTGGCACCCTTTGATTGGAAGATTCTGTATAACTTGGGCCTTGTCCACTTGACAATGCAGCAGTATGCGTCAGCTTTCCATTTCCTCAGCGCGGCCATCAACTTCCAGCCAAAGATGGGGGAGCTCTACATGCTTTTGGCTG TGGCTCTGACCAATCTGGAAGACCCAGAGAACGCCAAGAGAGCCTACGCGGAAGCCGTCCGCCTGGATAA GTGTAACCCGTTAGTAAACCTCAACTATGCTGTGCTGCTGTACAACCAGGGCGAGAAGCAGGGTGCCCTGGCTCAGTATCAGGAGATGGAGAAGAAGGTCCACCTGCTGCAGGACAGCAGCTCTCTGGAATTTGACGCCGAG ATGGTGGACATGGCCCAGAAGCTGGGAGCTGCCCTCCAGGTCGGGGAGGCACTGGTCTGGACGAAACCAGTTAAAGACACCAAGTCAAAGCACCGGACCACTTCAACTAGCAAAGCTGCCGGTCTCCAGCAGCCTCTGGGCTCTAATCAAGCCCTAGGACAGGCAATGTCTTCAGCGGCTGCATACGGGAAGCTCCCCTCAG GTGCTGGAGGAACATCCCATCTCACAAAGCCACCATCTCTGCCTCTGGAGCCACAGCCCACTGTGGAAGCACATCCAAATGAAGCATCTgcacaaataagagaaaaatag
- the BBS4 gene encoding Bardet-Biedl syndrome 4 protein isoform X3, with product MAEERLATRTQFPASAESQKPRLKKAQEFPILEKQNWLIHLHYIRKDYEACKAVIKEQLQETQGLCEYAIYVQALIFRLEGNIQESLELFQTCAVLSPQCADNLKQVARSLFLLGKHKAAIEVYNEAAKLNQTDWEICHNLGVCYIYLKQFKKAQEQLHNALHLNRHDLTYIMLGKIHLLEGDLDKAIEIYKKAVEFSPENTELLTTLGLLYLQLGIYQKAFEHLGNALTYDPTNYKAILAAGSMMQTHGDFDVALTKYRVVACAVPESPPLWNNIGMCFFGKKKYVAAISCLKRANYLAPFDWKILYNLGLVHLTMQQYASAFHFLSAAINFQPKMGELYMLLAVALTNLEDPENAKRAYAEAVRLDKCNPLVNLNYAVLLYNQGEKQGALAQYQEMEKKVHLLQDSSSLEFDAEMVDMAQKLGAALQVGEALVWTKPVKDTKSKHRTTSTSKAAGLQQPLGSNQALGQAMSSAAAYGKLPSGAGGTSHLTKPPSLPLEPQPTVEAHPNEASAQIREK from the exons CTCAAGAGTTTCCTATTTTGGAGAAGCAGAACTGGTTGATACATCTTCACTATATACGGAAGGATTATGAAGCGTGCAAG gcTGTTATCAAAGAGCAGCTTCAGGAGACTCAGGGGTTATGTGAATATGCTATCTATGTCCAAG CATTAATATTTCGCCTGGAAGGAAATATCCAAGAATCCCTAGAACTCTTTCAGACGTGCGCTGTTCTCAGCCCTCAGTGTGCTGATAACCTCAAGCAGGTGGCCAGATCTTT ATTTCTTTTGGGAAAACATAAAGCTGCCATTGAAGTATATAATGAAGCAGCTAAACTTAACCAGACAGATTGG GAGATCTGTCATAACCTAGGAGTTTGCTACATTTATCTGAAACAGTTCAAAAAG GCGCAAGAGCAGCTGCACAATGCCCTACATCTTAACAGGCATGATTTGACTTACATAATGCTGGGGAAGATCCACCTGCTGGAGGGAGACTTGGACAAGGCCATTGAAATCTACAAGAAAGCAGTGGA GTTCTCACCAGAGAATACAGAACTTCTTACGACTTTGGGATTACTCTACTTACAG CTCGGCATTTACCAGAAGGCATTCGAACATCTTGGAAATGCATTGACCTATGACCCTACCAACTACAAG GCCATTTTGGCAGCAGGCAGCATGATGCAGACCCACGGGGACTTTGATGTTGCCCTCACCAAGTACAGAGTTGTAGCTTGTGCTGTTCCAGAAAGTCCTCCACTCTGGAACAACATCGGAATGTGTTTCTTTGGCAAGAAGAAATATGTGGCA GCTATCAGCTGCCTGAAACGAGCCAACTACTTGGCACCCTTTGATTGGAAGATTCTGTATAACTTGGGCCTTGTCCACTTGACAATGCAGCAGTATGCGTCAGCTTTCCATTTCCTCAGCGCGGCCATCAACTTCCAGCCAAAGATGGGGGAGCTCTACATGCTTTTGGCTG TGGCTCTGACCAATCTGGAAGACCCAGAGAACGCCAAGAGAGCCTACGCGGAAGCCGTCCGCCTGGATAA GTGTAACCCGTTAGTAAACCTCAACTATGCTGTGCTGCTGTACAACCAGGGCGAGAAGCAGGGTGCCCTGGCTCAGTATCAGGAGATGGAGAAGAAGGTCCACCTGCTGCAGGACAGCAGCTCTCTGGAATTTGACGCCGAG ATGGTGGACATGGCCCAGAAGCTGGGAGCTGCCCTCCAGGTCGGGGAGGCACTGGTCTGGACGAAACCAGTTAAAGACACCAAGTCAAAGCACCGGACCACTTCAACTAGCAAAGCTGCCGGTCTCCAGCAGCCTCTGGGCTCTAATCAAGCCCTAGGACAGGCAATGTCTTCAGCGGCTGCATACGGGAAGCTCCCCTCAG GTGCTGGAGGAACATCCCATCTCACAAAGCCACCATCTCTGCCTCTGGAGCCACAGCCCACTGTGGAAGCACATCCAAATGAAGCATCTgcacaaataagagaaaaatag